In the Populus trichocarpa isolate Nisqually-1 chromosome 1, P.trichocarpa_v4.1, whole genome shotgun sequence genome, one interval contains:
- the LOC18096007 gene encoding protein PIN-LIKES 3: MRLLDLLYIASVPILKVLILTALGSLLALDNIHVLGESTRKELNRVVFLVFSPALVVSSLAKTITYENIVTLWFMPVNILCAFIVGSALGWILIKITRPAKQLKGLILGCCAAGNNGSLLFIIIPAVCSEKGSPFGSPDVCSTYGMAYVSLSLAVSAIYMWSYVYNVVRVSSRDVNKEADSDGHGGSTSTVKDAGETPELIQGNYSEAFLPSKEFPVSDEYELLLPCTNSEGIVKVHLSDKIKQCFRMISRKLNLKAVFAPSTTAAIAGFIIGVIPQIRNSLIGASAPLHVVEDSASLIGDAAIPTVTLIVGGNLLRGLRGSGIQSSLIVGIVAVRFVFLPLIGTAIVKGAVHFGLVHSDPLYQFVLLLQFAVPPALNIGTITQLFGAGESECSVIMLWTYALASIFLTLWSTLFMWLVA; this comes from the exons ATGCGGCTCCTTGATCTACTTTATATTGCTTCTGTGCCAATTTTGAAAGTACTAATTCTAACAGCACTTGGATCACTTCTTGCATTGGACAATATACATGTCTTGGGAGAGAGTACGAGGAAAGAACTAAATCGA GTAGTGTTTTTGGTGTTTAGTCCAGCACTGGTGGTTAGCAGCCTGGCTAAAACAATCACCTATGAAAACATTGTTACGTT GTGGTTCATGCCAGTCAATATTCTTTGTGCATTCATTGTTGGCTCAGCACTAGGATGGATACTCATAAAAATCACAAGACCTGCCAAACAACTTAAAGGCCTCATATTGGGTTGCTGTGCTGCAG GAAACAATGGAAGTTTGCTTTTCATCATCATCCCAGCAGTCTGTAGTGAGAAAGGCAGTCCATTTGGATCACCTGATGTTTGCTCTACATACGGAATGGCTTATGTTTCTCTTTCCTTGGCA GTAAGCGCCATTTATATGTGGTCTTATGTTTATAACGTTGTGAGGGTTTCCTCAAGGGATGTCAACAAAGAAGCTGATAGTGATGGCCATGGTGGCTCCACAAGTACTGTGAAGGATGCCGGAGAAACACCAGAACTCATCCAAGGGAATTACTCGGAAGCTTTTCTTCCTTCCAAAGAGTTTCCAGTTTCCGATGAATATGAGTTACTTCTTCCTTGCACAAATTCTGAGGGAATTGTTAAG GTACACTTATCTGACAAGATTAAGCAATGCTTCAGGATGATATCAAGAAAGCTAAATCTGAAGGCAGTCTTTGCACCTTCAACTACCGCAGCG ATTGCTGGCTTTATAATTGGAGTGATTCCTCAAATTCGGAATTCCTTAATCGGTGCTAGTGCCCCTCTTCATGTAGTTGAAGATTCTGCTTCTCTGATAGG GGATGCAGCCATCCCAACAGTCACTTTAATTGTCGGAGGAAACCTTCTTAGAG GTTTAAGAGGATCAGGAATTCAGTCGTCACTCATAGTTGGAATAGTAGCAGTTAGGTTTGTTTTCCTTCCTCTCATAGGCACTGCCATTGTTAAAGGTGCAGTCCACTTTGGTCTGGTCCATTCTGATCCATTATATCAGTTTGTCCTTCTGCTACAATTTGCAGTTCCACCAGCATTGAACATAG GCACAATTACTCAGTTATTTGGAGCTGGAGAAAGTGAATGCTCTGTGATAATGTTATGGACATATGCGTTGGCATCAATTTTTCTAACTCTGTGGTCAACCCTTTTCATGTGGCTAGTAGCTTGA
- the LOC18096008 gene encoding protein PIN-LIKES 3 isoform X1 — protein MGFLDLFVVAMVPVLKVLLITLVGLFLALDRIDLLGSTARPYLNNLIFYVFSPALVSSQLAGTITLQSLASLWFMPVNILLTFIIGSVLAWILIKITRTPPHLQGLVIGCCSAGNLGNLLLIIVPAVCNESNSPFGDSTVCSSYGMAYASLSMAVGAIYIWTYVYIIMRIYADNSAENTKNVSIADSESYTEALLPSSEKSSCHDHSVHAELPETMSEGKKVTFMERTFWNFKKFAANTNLKKVFAPATIAAMFGFVIGTISPIRKVIIGDSAPLRVLESSASLLGQASIPCMALIMGSNLLKGLRRSEISVSVIAGIVVVRNFFLPLIGIGIVKAAHHFGLVGSDSLYQFILLLQYALPPAMAIGVMAQLFKAGESECSVIMLWCYVLAAFSLTLWSTFYMWLLG, from the exons ATGGGATTTCTTGACCTTTTTGTCGTGGCAATGGTTCCAGTTCTGAAAGTACTCTTGATTACTCTAGTTGGCTTGTTTCTTGCGCTTGATCGTATCGATCTCTTGGGATCGACTGCAAGACCCTATTTAAATAAT CTTATATTCTATGTGTTCAGTCCAGCGCTCGTGTCTAGCCAGCTTGCTGGAACTATTACTCTTCAAAGTTTGGCTAGCTT ATGGTTCATGCCAGTGAATATCCTTCTGACATTCATAATTGGCTCTGTACTTGCTTGGATTCTCATTAAAATCACCAGAACTCCACCACACCTCCAAGGCCTTGTCATTGGTTGTTGTTCTGCTGGAAATTTAGGGAACTTGCTTCTCATTATTGTTCCTGCAGTCTGCAACGAGTCAAATAGCCCATTCGGAGATTCAACTGTCTGCTCTTCTTATGGAATGGCTTATGCTTCTCTTTCTATGGCT GTTGGAGCTATTTATATATGGACATATGTGTATATTATCATGCGGATATATGCTGATAACAGtgctgaaaacacaaaaaatgtaTCGATAGCCGATTCTGAAAGTTACACAGAGGCCTTACTTCCTTCAAGTGAAAAGTCTAGCTGCCATGATCATTCTGTTCATGCTGAACTTCCTGAAACTATGTCTGAGGGAAAA AAGGTGACATTCATGGAGAGGACCTTttggaattttaagaaattCGCAGCAAACACCAACCTCAAGAAGGTGTTTGCACCAGCTACAATTGCCGCG atGTTTGGGTTTGTCATTGGGACAATCTCTCCAATCCGGAAGGTGATTATTGGTGATAGTGCTCCTCTTCGAGTGCTTGAAAGCTCTGCATCTTTGCTAGG ACAGGCATCAATTCCATGCATGGCCCTGATAATGGGATCGAACCTCCTTAAAG GTTTAAGAAGATCAGAAATAAGTGTATCGGTCATTGCAGGGATAGTGGTAGTGAGGAATTTTTTCTTGCCACTTATAGGCATTGGTATTGTTAAAGCAGCACACCATTTCGGCTTGGTTGGCTCAGATTCTTTATATCAGTTCATTCTTTTGCTTCAATATGCACTTCCACCTGCAATGGCTATAG GGGTTATGGCTCAGCTTTTCAAGGCTGGTGAGAGTGAATGTTCTGTCATTATGCTGTGGTGTTATGTTTTGGCTGCATTTTCTCTTACCCTTTGGTCAACCTTTTACATGTGGCTCTTGGGGTAA
- the LOC18096008 gene encoding protein PIN-LIKES 3 isoform X2 — protein sequence MGFLDLFVVAMVPVLKVLLITLVGLFLALDRIDLLGSTARPYLNNLIFYVFSPALVSSQLAGTITLQSLASLWFMPVNILLTFIIGSVLAWILIKITRTPPHLQGLVIGCCSAGNLGNLLLIIVPAVCNESNSPFGDSTVCSSYGMAYASLSMAVGAIYIWTYVYIIMRIYADNSAENTKNVSIADSESYTEALLPSSEKSSCHDHSVHAELPETMSEGKVTFMERTFWNFKKFAANTNLKKVFAPATIAAMFGFVIGTISPIRKVIIGDSAPLRVLESSASLLGQASIPCMALIMGSNLLKGLRRSEISVSVIAGIVVVRNFFLPLIGIGIVKAAHHFGLVGSDSLYQFILLLQYALPPAMAIGVMAQLFKAGESECSVIMLWCYVLAAFSLTLWSTFYMWLLG from the exons ATGGGATTTCTTGACCTTTTTGTCGTGGCAATGGTTCCAGTTCTGAAAGTACTCTTGATTACTCTAGTTGGCTTGTTTCTTGCGCTTGATCGTATCGATCTCTTGGGATCGACTGCAAGACCCTATTTAAATAAT CTTATATTCTATGTGTTCAGTCCAGCGCTCGTGTCTAGCCAGCTTGCTGGAACTATTACTCTTCAAAGTTTGGCTAGCTT ATGGTTCATGCCAGTGAATATCCTTCTGACATTCATAATTGGCTCTGTACTTGCTTGGATTCTCATTAAAATCACCAGAACTCCACCACACCTCCAAGGCCTTGTCATTGGTTGTTGTTCTGCTGGAAATTTAGGGAACTTGCTTCTCATTATTGTTCCTGCAGTCTGCAACGAGTCAAATAGCCCATTCGGAGATTCAACTGTCTGCTCTTCTTATGGAATGGCTTATGCTTCTCTTTCTATGGCT GTTGGAGCTATTTATATATGGACATATGTGTATATTATCATGCGGATATATGCTGATAACAGtgctgaaaacacaaaaaatgtaTCGATAGCCGATTCTGAAAGTTACACAGAGGCCTTACTTCCTTCAAGTGAAAAGTCTAGCTGCCATGATCATTCTGTTCATGCTGAACTTCCTGAAACTATGTCTGAGGGAAAA GTGACATTCATGGAGAGGACCTTttggaattttaagaaattCGCAGCAAACACCAACCTCAAGAAGGTGTTTGCACCAGCTACAATTGCCGCG atGTTTGGGTTTGTCATTGGGACAATCTCTCCAATCCGGAAGGTGATTATTGGTGATAGTGCTCCTCTTCGAGTGCTTGAAAGCTCTGCATCTTTGCTAGG ACAGGCATCAATTCCATGCATGGCCCTGATAATGGGATCGAACCTCCTTAAAG GTTTAAGAAGATCAGAAATAAGTGTATCGGTCATTGCAGGGATAGTGGTAGTGAGGAATTTTTTCTTGCCACTTATAGGCATTGGTATTGTTAAAGCAGCACACCATTTCGGCTTGGTTGGCTCAGATTCTTTATATCAGTTCATTCTTTTGCTTCAATATGCACTTCCACCTGCAATGGCTATAG GGGTTATGGCTCAGCTTTTCAAGGCTGGTGAGAGTGAATGTTCTGTCATTATGCTGTGGTGTTATGTTTTGGCTGCATTTTCTCTTACCCTTTGGTCAACCTTTTACATGTGGCTCTTGGGGTAA